One genomic window of Dryobates pubescens isolate bDryPub1 chromosome 17, bDryPub1.pri, whole genome shotgun sequence includes the following:
- the SH3GL3 gene encoding endophilin-A3 — MSVAGLKKQFHKASQLFSEKISGAEGTKLDEEFQEMERKIDLTNKAVTELLSKSTEYLQPNPAYRAKLGMLNTMSKIRGQVKTTGYPQTEGLLGECMIRYGRELGDGSMFGLALLDAGESMKQMAEVKDSLDINVKQNFIDPLQLLQDKDLKEIGHHLKKLEGRRLDYDYKKKRFGKIPDEEVKQAVEKFEESKELAERSMFNFLENDVEQVSQLAVFVEAALDYHKQSTEILEDLQSKLQNRINIASSRPKREFKPKPVITTTLEMGDNQQHNGIAYSSSIKSSGSSMHMDQPCCQALYDFEPENEGELGFKEGDIITLTNQIDENWYEGMLNGESGFFPINYVEVMVPLPQ, encoded by the exons TTGTTCAGTGAAAAAATAAGTGGAGCAGAAGGAACAAAGTTAGATGAAGAATTCCAAGAGATGGAAAGG aaaatTGATCTCACTAATAAAGCTGTAACGGAGCTTCTGTCCAAATCCACAGAGTATCTTCAGCCAAATCCAG CATACAGAGCCAAGCTAGGAATGCTGAACACTATGTCAAAAATCAGAGGACAAGTTAAAACCACAGGCTATCCTCAAACAGAGGGACTCCTAGGAGAATGCATGATACGGTATGGCAGAGAGCTTGGCGATGGTTCTATGTTTG GGCTTGCACTGCTGGATGCTGGTGAGAGCATGAAGCAAATGGCAGAGGTGAAGGACTCTCTTGATATTAATGTCAAACAAAATTTCATTGATCCTCTACAGTTGTTGCAGGACAAAGACTTAAAAGAAATTGGG CATCATTTGAAGAAACTAGAAGGACGCCGTTTGGATTATGATTATAAAAAGAAGCGTTTTGGAAAGATACCGGATGAAGAAGTTAAACAAGCAGTAGAGAAATTTGAAGAGTCAAAAGAACTGGCTGAAAGAAGCATGTTCAATTTCTTAGAAAATGAT GTAGAACAAGTTAGCCAGTTGGCTGTGTTTGTAGAAGCAGCACTAGATTACCATAAACAATCCACAGAAATTTTGGAGGATCTACAGAGCAAGCTGCAAAACCG AATAAACATAGCATCTAGTCGGCCTAAGCGTGAATTTAAGCCAAAGCCTGTAATAACTACAACTCTGGAAATGGGTGATAATCAGCAGCACAATGGGATTGCTTATAGTTCTTCCATCAAATCATCAG GTTCTTCAATGCACATGGATCAGCCGTGCTGCCAAGCTCTCTATGACTTTGAGCCAGAAAACGAAGGCGAGCTTGGTTTCAAGGAAGGGGACATCATAACTTTGACCAATCAGATTGATGAGAATTGGTATGAGGGGATGTTAAATGGAGAGTCTGGTTTCTTCCCCATTAATTATGTTGAAGTGATGGTTCCCTTGCCTCAGTGA